A part of Cataglyphis hispanica isolate Lineage 1 chromosome 7, ULB_Chis1_1.0, whole genome shotgun sequence genomic DNA contains:
- the LOC126851114 gene encoding transmembrane protein 170A, producing MDLQTDINSLRPQMALRNVNSGNIFNTPLISFAEMWYQIFLWALFSSIFVHTIAGAICFATLRQHKYGKFFPLLIIIMGVLLPLTSGVVSSAAVAFVYRASGYQMPPLYAMFWGIGQTVVPVCVGFTRILATL from the exons ATGGATTTGCAAACGGATATCAATTCACTGCGACCGCAAATGGCATTACGAAATGTGAACTCTGGCAACATATTTAATACACCTTTGATATCATTCGCag aGATGTGgtatcaaatatttctatgGGCCCTATTCTCTTCAATATTTGTGCACACAATCGCTGGCGCGATTTGTTTTGCTACTTTGCGACAGCACAAATACGGCAA attttttcCGCTGCTTATCATAATAATGGGTGTATTGCTACCATTGACATCGGGTGTTGTTAGTTCGGCGGCAGTTGCATTTGTATACAGAGCATCTGGTTATCAAATGCCTCCTTTGTATGCAATGTTTTGGGGGATTGGACAGACCGTGGTACCAGTGTGTGTCGGATTCACACGAATCTTAGCGACTTTGTAA
- the LOC126851112 gene encoding E3 UFM1-protein ligase 1 homolog yields the protein MSSVDWEEIKRLAADFQKAQLSSTLQKLSERNCIEIITTLVENKLLDIIFTNDGKEYVTPQHLGKEIKDELYIHGGKVSLVDLAQILNVNLSQVTKVVTEIEKHNKGLKVILGQLIDRSYINKIAEEINDKLIQHGCINVAELTLTYNLPAEFLQSVIEKELGKIIHATQDLQDPKIFYTESFVAKNRAKIRGALSAVTKPTPLSAILGQCGVPERIFFSILDGLQEVKQVPGVVTGKQSGNSIYIPTIYSKSQNEWVENFYKQNGYLEYDALTRLGISDPSGYIKRHFPNETMIYLKSVAVGTVVMDQVDANIEEIVATGSFVDLYPLLPSVFSDEDAEILLKLATKKTKVNVHIFAKTVAVSDVFLQTLTKSLETVAEQKAREIVANGKWVQSIVENKLKSKSANLIIESKTNKKEERRKKAVVGKAGGGSQGRETKTKSIKKKYLQGKIQENESDEDETRQISVGKGEITLISLEDVKAEVMKDENISIIEDLADELAHHLQPKLNKSALSLAEQLAQSNKTTNLSEISERLNILITNIRIFDKGIKHLNKADQAPLTKYLLKSLCLDFVTSIFKLAAQQNMLQVTENLTTEMRQRLLLELPADVKEPLTAIHKTVMGDSVEDFLNTVDAAMASCCLVLKKYDKKKERPQIYAHREALLEELNATQDPALALHLVTSVLFTAATQNALHMSGRHVTTVLAFLQKQLESDAISILSKHHDLVLNLLSTSDENIRMEVSRALEEGLIDIKNIANDFKQHVKTDKS from the exons atgtccaGCGTGGATTGGGAAGAAATTAAGAGGCTAGCCGCTGATTTCCAGAAGGCACAGCTCAGCTCGACTTTACAAAA GCTTTCTGAACGAAATTGTATAGAGATTATAACAACATTGGTAGAAAACAAGCttctagatattatatttactaatgATGGCAAAGAATATGTAACTCCCCAGCATCTCGGAAAGGAAATCAAAGATGAATTGTATATTCATGGTGGAAAAGTTAGTTTAGTTGACCTAGCACAAATtcttaatgttaatttatcaCAAGTAACCAAAGTAGTAACGGAGATTGAAAAGCACAATAAAGGACTAAAAGTAATATTGGGACAACTCATCGATAggagttatataaataaaattgcagaagAGATAAATGACAAGCTCATACAACACGGTTGTATTAATGTAGCCGAATTGACACTTACTTATAATTTACCTGCCGAATTTTTACAATCAGTTATTGAAAAAGAGCTAGGAAAGATAATACATGCCACACAAGATCTCCAAgatcctaaaattttttatactgaaAGTTTTGTAGCTAAAAATAGAGCAAAAATTAGAGGTGCTTTGTCTGCTGTGACAAAGCCTACACCACTATCTGCAATATTAGGTCAATGTGGTGTTCCAGAAAGGATATTTTTCT CAATTCTGGATGGTTTGCAAGAAGTAAAACAGGTGCCTGGAGTTGTAACTGGGAAACAGAGTGGAAACAGCATTTATATACCtactatatattctaaaaGTCAGAATGAGTGGgttgaaaacttttataagcAGAATGGATATTtag aATATGACGCGCTAACAAGACTCGGGATATCGGACCCATCAGGTTATATAAAGCGTCATTTTCCAAACGAGACCATGATCTATTTAAAATCAGTAGCTGTGGGAACAGTGGTAATGGATCAAGTTGACGctaatattgaagaaatcgTTGCGACTGGGTCTTTCGTTGATCTTTATCCTCTTTTACCATCTGTATTTAGTGATGAAGATGCGGAAATTCTTCTGAAATTAGCTACAAAGAAGACAAAGGTCAATGtgcatatatttgcaaaaacagTTGCAGTTTCTGATGTCTTCTTACAGACTTTAACTAAATCTCTTGAAACAGTAGCGGAACAGAAGGCTCGAGAAATAGTAGCTAATGGAAAATGGGTTCAATctattgttgaaaataaattgaaatcaaaatcTGCGAATCTAATAATTGAAagtaaaacgaataaaaaagaagaacgaagaaaaaaagcaGTTGTTGGTAAAGCGGGTGGTGGTAGCCAAGGCAGGGAAACCAAGACAAAGtctataaaaaagaagtatCTTCAAGGAAAGATACAAGAAAATGAGTCCGATGAAGATGAGACGAGACAAATATCAGTCGGAAAAGGCGAGattactttaatatctttGGAAGATGTAAAAGCGGAAGTTATGAAAGATGAGAATATATCCATAATTGAAGATTTGGCGGACGAATTAGCGCATCATCTGCAACCGAAATTGAATAAATCCGCTTTATCATTGGCAGAGCAATTAGCGCAATCCAACAAGACCACGAACCTAAGCGAAATTAGCGAGCGcctaaatattctaataacgAATATTCGAATATTCGACAAGGGCATCAAACATTTAAACAAAGCAGATCAAGCCCCACTGACCAAATATCTACTCAAATCGCTATGTCTCGATTTTGTAACAAGTATATTTAAGTTGGCTGCTCAACAGAATATGTTACAAGTGACAGAGAATCTTACGACAGAGATGAGACAAAGACTATTGCTCGAACTACCTGCAGATGTTAAAGAACCATTGACTGCTATCCATAAAACAGTAATGGGAGATTCGGTGGAGGATTTTTTGAATACCGTTGATGCAGCGATGGCATCTTGCTGTTTGGTTCTAAAAAagtatgataaaaagaaagagcgaCCGCAGATATACGCTCACAGAGAAGCTCTGTTGGAGGAATTGAACGCCACACAGGATCCTGCATTGGCGTTGCATCTAGTTACTAGTGTGCTTTTCACTGCTGCTACGCAAAATGCCCTACATATGTCTGGCAGACATGTAACAACTGTTCTCGCATTCCTCCAAAAGCAATTAGAGTCTGATGCAATATCGATTCTTTCCAAACACCAtg ATTTGGTACTCAATTTACTAAGCACTTCTGATGAAAACATAAGAATGGAAGTTTCGAGAGCCTTGGAAGAAGggttaatagatataaaaaatattgccaatGATTTTAAGCAACATGTGAAAACAGACAAGTCTTGA
- the LOC126851189 gene encoding monocarboxylate transporter 10 isoform X2, giving the protein MTIGDGAGHAGDIGGFAPENNTATSIRTIDHIAANDPIGSASHVQPRQTDSDNSDWSEGNPLLIENAALTIDASIGKSRRVHKVEEDTIHVGNAARKEPDEDLVNEPTRMIVGPPDGGLRAWMIMVSSFTINGVLFSIINTYSLIYPELQKRLTEAGETEVSSKAALVGSLTIGITFFLSPISGILTDMFGIQVTTFVGGAIASVGLLLSSLLTDKVELLYLTYGVMYGLGASLAYTPSLAILGHYFKKYLGLVNGIVTAGSSVFTALIPFLMEYLLRHIGLEGTLRSLAALTAIIMACAILFKPIPPNLPQEGERHKTSLRNGLKKLVNVSIWKKKRYVVWAVSIPLALFGYFVPYVHIGKFVSMTFKDADSKLPVMCIGITSGIGRLVFGYIADLPKVNRILLQQISFISIGVFTMLLPSTKSFLVLLTISLGMGLFDGCFISLLGPIVFDICGRSGAAQAIGFLLGMCSIPLTVGPPIAGLLYDHTGSYDLPFLLAGIPPIVGALAMFLINCVKDDESSDDPSPEDPSSKTNCQNGW; this is encoded by the exons ATGACGATTGGTGATGGAGCCGGTCACGCCGGCGATATCGGCGGCTTTGCTCCAGAAAATAATACCGCCACATCAATCCGAACGATCGATCATATAGCCGCAAATGATCCGATCGGCTCGGCAAGCCATGTGCAGCCTCGTCAAACCGATTCCGACAATTCTGATTGGAGTGAGGGCAATCCCCTCCTGATCGAAAACGCAGCACTAACGATTGATGCTTCGATCGGGAAGTCGAGGAGAGTTCACAAAGTGGAGGAAGATACAATACATGTCGGGAACGCAGCACGAAAAGAGCCAGATGAGGATCTCGTGAACGAGCCGACGAGGATGATTGTCGGACCGCCCGATGGCGGCCTGAGGGCCTGGATGATTATGGTCAGCAGCTTCACGATTAACGGCGTGCTCTTCAGCATCATCAACACGTATTCTCTCATCTATCCGGAATTGCAGAAGAGACTCACGGAGGCTGGTGAGACTGAAGTGTCTTCCAAAGCAG CTTTGGTTGGCTCTTTAACTATCGGAATCACATTCTTCTTATCGCCTATCTCAGGGATATTAACGGATATGTTCGGCATCCAAGTAACCACCTTCGTAGGTGGTGCGATCGCGTCTGTCGGCTTGCTTCTTTCCTCGCTGTTAACAGATAAG GTGGAACTGCTCTATTTAACATATGGCGTTATGTACGGTCTTGGTGCAAGTCTCGCTTACACCCCGAGTCTGGCAATATTGGGTCACTACTTCAAGAAGTACCTCGGCTTAGTGAACGGCATCGTCACGGCCGGAAGTTCCGTATTCACGGCGCTCATTCCGTTCCTTATGGAATATCTATTACGGCATATAGGTCTGGAAGGGACACTGAGAAGCCTGGCCGCACTCACGGCTATTATTATGGCTTGTGCGATTCTTTTCAAGCCAATACCAC CGAATTTGCCACAAGAAGGTGAGCGACATAAAACATCGCTACGAAATGgtttaaaaaaacttgtaaacGTATCTATTTGGAAGAAAAAACGATATGTCGTGTGGGCTGTTTCTAttcctctcgctctctttgg GTATTTTGTACCGTATGTCCACATAGGCAAATTCGTATCTATGACATTCAAGGATGCCGATAGCAAATTACCTGTTATGTGCATCGGTATCACTTCCGGTATTGGCCGTTTAGTTTTTGGCTACATCGCTGACTTGCCAAAAgtgaatagaatattattacagcag ATATCATTTATAAGTATTGGCGTCTTCACGATGCTTCTTCCGTCCACGAAGTCCTTCCTCGTCCTCCTGACTATCTCACTAGGCATGGGACTGTTTGATGGATGCTTTATATCGTTACTTGGCCCAATTGTTTTCGATATCTGCGGTCGCAGCGGTGCGGCTCAGGCCATTGGATTTTTGTTAGGAATGTGTTCTATACCTTTAACAGTTGGTCCACCCATCGCTGGACTTCTGTACGATCATACTG GTTCCTATGATCTGCCTTTCCTGTTAGCCGGCATTCCTCCAATAGTGGGGGCGTTGGCAATGTTCCTGATAAACTGTGTTAAAGATGATGAAAGTTCAGATGATCCATCTCCAGAGGATCCCTCGAGCAAAACGAATTGCCAGAATGGTTGGTAA
- the LOC126851189 gene encoding monocarboxylate transporter 10 isoform X1 yields the protein MTIGDGAGHAGDIGGFAPENNTATSIRTIDHIAANDPIGSASHVQPRQTDSDNSDWSEGNPLLIENAALTIDASIGKSRRVHKVEEDTIHVGNAARKEPDEDLVNEPTRMIVGPPDGGLRAWMIMVSSFTINGVLFSIINTYSLIYPELQKRLTEAGETEVSSKAALVGSLTIGITFFLSPISGILTDMFGIQVTTFVGGAIASVGLLLSSLLTDKVELLYLTYGVMYGLGASLAYTPSLAILGHYFKKYLGLVNGIVTAGSSVFTALIPFLMEYLLRHIGLEGTLRSLAALTAIIMACAILFKPIPPNLPQEGERHKTSLRNGLKKLVNVSIWKKKRYVVWAVSIPLALFGYFVPYVHIGKFVSMTFKDADSKLPVMCIGITSGIGRLVFGYIADLPKVNRILLQQISFISIGVFTMLLPSTKSFLVLLTISLGMGLFDGCFISLLGPIVFDICGRSGAAQAIGFLLGMCSIPLTVGPPIAGLLYDHTGSYDLPFLLAGIPPIVGALAMFLINCVKDDESSDDPSPEDPSSKTNCQNGKLRDSSSSPIFLIKQKCELTMQDKYRKMYKNLQPSHQHYRDKKQAALQTGLAYDDCKHEYGDHYKYSESVPLLHEEKNSRCSTTGFFERSSTLLTF from the exons ATGACGATTGGTGATGGAGCCGGTCACGCCGGCGATATCGGCGGCTTTGCTCCAGAAAATAATACCGCCACATCAATCCGAACGATCGATCATATAGCCGCAAATGATCCGATCGGCTCGGCAAGCCATGTGCAGCCTCGTCAAACCGATTCCGACAATTCTGATTGGAGTGAGGGCAATCCCCTCCTGATCGAAAACGCAGCACTAACGATTGATGCTTCGATCGGGAAGTCGAGGAGAGTTCACAAAGTGGAGGAAGATACAATACATGTCGGGAACGCAGCACGAAAAGAGCCAGATGAGGATCTCGTGAACGAGCCGACGAGGATGATTGTCGGACCGCCCGATGGCGGCCTGAGGGCCTGGATGATTATGGTCAGCAGCTTCACGATTAACGGCGTGCTCTTCAGCATCATCAACACGTATTCTCTCATCTATCCGGAATTGCAGAAGAGACTCACGGAGGCTGGTGAGACTGAAGTGTCTTCCAAAGCAG CTTTGGTTGGCTCTTTAACTATCGGAATCACATTCTTCTTATCGCCTATCTCAGGGATATTAACGGATATGTTCGGCATCCAAGTAACCACCTTCGTAGGTGGTGCGATCGCGTCTGTCGGCTTGCTTCTTTCCTCGCTGTTAACAGATAAG GTGGAACTGCTCTATTTAACATATGGCGTTATGTACGGTCTTGGTGCAAGTCTCGCTTACACCCCGAGTCTGGCAATATTGGGTCACTACTTCAAGAAGTACCTCGGCTTAGTGAACGGCATCGTCACGGCCGGAAGTTCCGTATTCACGGCGCTCATTCCGTTCCTTATGGAATATCTATTACGGCATATAGGTCTGGAAGGGACACTGAGAAGCCTGGCCGCACTCACGGCTATTATTATGGCTTGTGCGATTCTTTTCAAGCCAATACCAC CGAATTTGCCACAAGAAGGTGAGCGACATAAAACATCGCTACGAAATGgtttaaaaaaacttgtaaacGTATCTATTTGGAAGAAAAAACGATATGTCGTGTGGGCTGTTTCTAttcctctcgctctctttgg GTATTTTGTACCGTATGTCCACATAGGCAAATTCGTATCTATGACATTCAAGGATGCCGATAGCAAATTACCTGTTATGTGCATCGGTATCACTTCCGGTATTGGCCGTTTAGTTTTTGGCTACATCGCTGACTTGCCAAAAgtgaatagaatattattacagcag ATATCATTTATAAGTATTGGCGTCTTCACGATGCTTCTTCCGTCCACGAAGTCCTTCCTCGTCCTCCTGACTATCTCACTAGGCATGGGACTGTTTGATGGATGCTTTATATCGTTACTTGGCCCAATTGTTTTCGATATCTGCGGTCGCAGCGGTGCGGCTCAGGCCATTGGATTTTTGTTAGGAATGTGTTCTATACCTTTAACAGTTGGTCCACCCATCGCTGGACTTCTGTACGATCATACTG GTTCCTATGATCTGCCTTTCCTGTTAGCCGGCATTCCTCCAATAGTGGGGGCGTTGGCAATGTTCCTGATAAACTGTGTTAAAGATGATGAAAGTTCAGATGATCCATCTCCAGAGGATCCCTCGAGCAAAACGAATTGCCAGAATG GGAAACTGAGGGATAGTAGTTCCTCACCGATATTCCTTATAAAGCAGAAATGCGAGTTGACAATGCAAGATAAGTATAGAAAGATGTACAAAAATCTGCAACCGTCTCATCAGCATTATCGCGATAAGAAACAGGCTGCATTGCAAACAGGTTTGGCGTATGATGACTGTAAACACGAGTACGGCGATCACTATAAGTATTCGGAGAGCGTACCTTTGCTTCACGAAGAAAAAAACTCACGATGTTCGACCACAGGTTTTTTCGAGCGATCATCGACGCTTCTCACATTCTGA
- the LOC126851188 gene encoding actin-related protein 2/3 complex subunit 3-B, whose translation MPAYHSSFTKSHGTIGNMALLPIKTSFRGPAPPFNNKEQDIIDEALYFFKANVFFRTYEIKSEADRVLIYITLFITECLKKLQKCATQPQAMNEMFSLAISKFDIPGDPGFPLNSVYAKPSSPAEADLMRQYLYQIRQETAVRIVDKVYGEDGKPSKWWLCFAKKKFMDKSLSGPGQ comes from the exons ATGCCT GCGTATCATTCAAGCTTTACAAAAAGCCATGGCACAATCGGAAACATGGCACTGTTACCAATCAAGACCTCATTCAGAGGCCCTGCACCTCCTTTTAACAACAAAGAACAGGATATAATCGATGAggcattatatttctttaaagcaAATGTATTCTTCAGGACATATGAAATTAAG AGCGAGGCTGACagagttttaatatatattactttatttattactgaATGTTTGAAGAAGTTACAAAAATGTGCGACACAACCACAAGCTATGAATGAAATGTTTTCTCTTGCTATCTCCAAATTTGATATCCCTGGTGATCCTGGTTTTCCCTTGAATTCTGTATATGCCAAACCGAGTAGTCCTGCTGAGGCTG ATCTTATGAGACAGTATCTTTATCAGATCAGACAAGAAACAGCTGTTAGGATTGTTGACAAAGTATATGGTGAGGATGGAAAGCCAAGTAAATGGTGGCTCTGCTTTGCAAAAAAGAAGTTCATGGACAAATCATTATCTGGACCTGGGcaatga
- the LOC126851187 gene encoding 60S ribosomal protein L15: MGAYKYMQELYRKKQSDVLRFLLRIRCWQYRQLTKLHRAPRPSRPDKARRLGYKAKQGFVIFRIRVRRGGRKRPVPKGATYGKPKSHGVNQLKPTRKLQSVAEERVGRRCGGLRVLNSYWVAQDSSYKYYEVILIDPAHKAIRNDPKVNWICNAVHKHRELRGKTSAGRSSRGLGKGHRYSQTIGGSRRAAWKRRNTLSLRRKR, encoded by the exons ATGGGGGCGTATAAGTATATGCAGGAGCTGTACCGCAAGAAGCAGAGCGATGTGCTTCGTTTCTTGCTGCGTATCAGATGCTGGCAATACCGTCAATTGACCAAGCTACATCGTGCCCCCAGACCATCCAGACCTGATAAAGCTCGTCGTTTGGGTTATAAAGCCAAGCaag gCTTTGTTATATTCAGAATTCGTGTACGCCGTGGTGGGCGCAAGCGTCCAGTTCCTAAAGGTGCAACATATGGCAAGCCCAAGAGCCATGGTGTAAATCAGTTGAAACCCACCAGAAAATTACAATCAGTTGCTGAA gaACGCGTCGGTCGCCGTTGCGGTGGATTGCGAGTGCTAAATAGCTACTGGGTGGCCCAAGACTcttcatacaaatattatgaagTAATTCTGATCGACCCTGCTCACAAg GCAATCCGTAACGATCCTAAAGTGAATTGGATATGCAACGCAGTGCACAAGCACCGTGAACTTCGTGGTAAGACCTCTGCTGGTAGAAGCTCACGCGGATTAGGCAAAGGACATCGTTATTCACAAACGATCGGTGGTTCGCGCCGTGCCGCTTGGAAGCGACGAAATACGCTATCTCTTCGCAGAAAGCGATAA
- the LOC126851111 gene encoding uncharacterized protein LOC126851111 has protein sequence MESRSGSIKDPMYYPENDGTSSGGGGGGGGGGESADKSQRSSLGSQDISLDDSNALKVPRKFITNWRQACDRTRDRTKDLLKRWRTTSSNIDELSIAPAAIPDLEQPSWSVHVWTTWVSRFPSDNSLSAINELGKIGGSESLAPIQRDKFSHFFTYLLDHDKDGYISRKDFALLSERLRRFADWSWNGPEYLRLLEIENGFAGLILQDKNRKLANAESAEPDKKIDLDDWLSWWAKIIAPPDGASYNDMPFWIKVMPRVFFLAINSSGSGMISKKELAAFYGSVVGLDTDRINKCLDIAYNSLTSNGDHPLGWVQYQLVFANFLFGRGPFGPGEHFLGMTDSCLIRDNTVPFPIDYSAMNTPRDKLEVYSPHCKSNRRSVVV, from the exons ATGGAGAGTCGCTCGGGCAGCATAAAGGACCCTATGTACTATCCGGAGAATGACGGTACGTCAAGCGGCGGCGGAGGCGGCGGCGGAGGCGGCGGCGAATCTGCCGATAAGAGTCAACGTAGCTCGCTCGGCAGCCAAGACATAAGTCTGGATGATAGCAATGCGCTCAAGGTACCACGAAAATTCATCACCAACTGGCGACAGGCGTGTGATCGAACCCGCGACCGGACCAAAGACTTGCTGAAGAGATGGCGAACTACCAGCAGCAACATCGACGAGCTCTCTATCGCGCCCGCCGCTATCCCCGATCTGGAACAACCCAGCTGGAGCGTACACGTGTGGA CGACCTGGGTAAGCCGCTTTCCGAGTGATAATAGTTTATCCGCCATTAATGAGCTTGGTAAAATCGGAGGTTCAGAATCCTTAGCACCCATACAGCGTGATAagttctctcatttttttacgtATCTCTTGGACCATGATAAAGACGGTTATATCAGCAGAAAAGATTTCGCGCTACTCTCGGAg CGTTTGAGAAGATTTGCGGATTGGTCATGGAACGGTCCGGAATATTTGAGACTGTTGGAGATTGAAAACGGATTTGCCGGATTGATCCTTCAAGATAAAAACAGGAAATTGGCGAACGCTGAGTCAGCTGAGCCGGATAAAAAGATCGATCTGGACGATTGGTTGTCCTGGTGGGCGAAAATCATCGCACCGCCGGACGGTGCAAGCTACAACGATATGCCGTTCTGGATCAAAGTTATGCCCAGGGTGTTTTTTCTCGCCATAAACAGCTCCGGTAGCGGAATGATCAGCAAGAAGGAACTCGCGGCCTTTTATGGATCTGTAGTCGGTCTGGACACCGATAGGATAAATAAGTGTCTGGATATCGCGTACAATTCCTTGACTTCG aatGGAGATCATCCCCTCGGCTGGGTGCAGTATCAGCTAGTGTTCGCCAACTTTCTGTTCGGTCGCGGTCCGTTCGGTCCGGGAGAGCATTTTCTGGGCATGACGGATTCCTGCTTGATACGCGATAATACTGTACCATTTCCCATCGATTATTCCGCAATGAACACACCGCGGGATAAATTAGAAGTGTATAGTCCTCATTGTAAAAGCAATAGGCGAAGCGTCGTAGTTTAA